Proteins encoded within one genomic window of Couchioplanes caeruleus:
- a CDS encoding alpha/beta fold hydrolase, protein MIQKLTVGGATIRVHDTGDPDQPPILLLHGIGRSLEDWLPQHDRLSGRWRVISVDLPGFGLSDRMPGPISLAWLAEGVLATVDTLGERRPLHVMGNSLGGAVAMQLLTAAPDRVSTLTLVNSAGFGKEVAFFLRALAIPGLGRPLMRRIDARMARRIERAIFHDRIHATQERVDFALQVAARPEYAMVFLETAQALGGLRGIKALWRQTLLAEVARHPRPTLLVWGDRDLILPCTHLAAARVAFPDARSHMFPDTGHMPQIERPDEFADLAELFLTARSDIRA, encoded by the coding sequence CCAGAAGTTGACCGTAGGCGGCGCCACCATCCGCGTGCACGACACCGGCGACCCGGACCAGCCGCCGATCCTGCTGCTGCACGGCATCGGCCGCAGCCTGGAGGACTGGCTGCCGCAGCACGACCGGCTCTCCGGCCGGTGGCGGGTGATCAGCGTGGACCTGCCCGGCTTCGGCCTGTCCGACCGGATGCCGGGGCCGATCAGCCTCGCCTGGCTCGCCGAGGGGGTGCTCGCCACGGTGGACACGCTGGGCGAGCGGCGCCCGCTGCATGTCATGGGCAACTCGCTGGGCGGCGCGGTGGCGATGCAGCTCCTGACCGCGGCGCCCGACCGGGTGTCCACGCTGACGCTGGTCAACAGCGCCGGCTTCGGCAAGGAGGTGGCGTTCTTCCTGCGCGCCCTCGCCATTCCCGGCCTCGGCAGGCCGCTCATGCGCCGCATCGACGCGCGGATGGCCCGGCGGATCGAGCGCGCCATCTTCCACGACCGGATCCACGCCACCCAGGAACGCGTCGACTTCGCGCTGCAGGTGGCCGCCCGTCCGGAGTACGCGATGGTGTTCCTGGAGACCGCCCAGGCGCTCGGTGGGCTGCGCGGCATCAAGGCACTCTGGCGGCAGACGCTGCTGGCGGAGGTGGCCAGGCACCCCCGGCCCACGCTGCTGGTGTGGGGCGACCGCGACCTGATCCTGCCGTGCACGCACCTCGCAGCGGCCCGGGTGGCGTTCCCGGACGCCCGCTCGCACATGTTCCCCGACACCGGGCACATGCCCCAGATCGAACGCCCCGACGAGTTCGCCGACCTCGCCGAGCTGTTCCTGACGGCCCGCTCGGACATCCGCGCCTAG
- a CDS encoding AGE family epimerase/isomerase, translating to MSVWPSSSAHHRWLDQHSRELLAFGRRTADPGGGARWLGERGEPMPGRPVSVLISSRMTHVYGIGALLGVPGAGRIAARAMAGLTGRLRDPRGGWFPAVAADGTPEPGKSCYDHAFVLLAASTAVQAGLDGADRLLSEAAEVLLSRFWDEEIGLCADTWDTGFTALDDYRGINANMHAVEAMLSAASVTGDHAWVARALRICRFVVTVAEAHRWRIPEHYDAAWQPLPEYHREEPEHPFKPYGATIGHGLEWARLLLHAASAPTAGAPAWLTTAARELFARAVTDGWAVDGRPGFVYTTDWTGRPVVRDRMHWVAAEAVHAAAALHAHTGEAAYAQWYRTWWDYIDEFLIDHEHGSWFHQLDPENAPTATVWPGKADLYHAFQATLGPRVPLWPMLATAVDRHLA from the coding sequence ATGTCCGTCTGGCCGAGCAGTTCCGCCCACCACCGCTGGCTCGACCAGCACAGCCGCGAGCTGCTGGCCTTCGGCCGCCGCACCGCCGACCCGGGCGGCGGCGCCCGCTGGCTGGGCGAGCGCGGCGAGCCGATGCCCGGGCGGCCGGTGTCGGTGCTGATCAGCAGCCGGATGACCCACGTCTACGGCATCGGGGCCCTGCTCGGCGTCCCCGGCGCGGGCCGGATCGCGGCGCGGGCGATGGCCGGGCTCACCGGGCGGCTGCGCGACCCCCGCGGCGGCTGGTTCCCGGCCGTGGCCGCCGACGGCACGCCCGAGCCCGGCAAGTCCTGCTACGACCACGCCTTCGTGCTGCTCGCGGCCTCCACGGCGGTCCAGGCCGGACTGGACGGCGCCGACCGGCTGCTGAGCGAGGCCGCCGAGGTGCTGCTGAGCCGCTTCTGGGACGAGGAGATCGGCCTGTGCGCCGACACCTGGGACACCGGATTCACGGCGCTCGACGACTACCGCGGCATCAACGCCAACATGCACGCGGTCGAGGCGATGCTGTCGGCGGCGAGCGTGACCGGCGACCACGCCTGGGTCGCCCGCGCGCTGCGCATCTGCCGGTTCGTCGTGACCGTCGCCGAGGCACACCGGTGGCGCATCCCCGAGCACTACGACGCCGCGTGGCAGCCGCTGCCGGAGTATCACCGCGAGGAGCCGGAGCACCCCTTCAAGCCGTACGGCGCCACCATCGGCCATGGCCTCGAGTGGGCGCGCCTGCTGCTGCACGCCGCATCCGCTCCGACGGCCGGCGCGCCGGCGTGGCTGACCACCGCGGCCCGGGAGCTGTTCGCCCGGGCGGTGACCGACGGCTGGGCGGTCGACGGCCGGCCGGGCTTCGTCTACACGACGGACTGGACGGGCCGCCCGGTCGTGCGCGACCGCATGCACTGGGTGGCGGCCGAGGCCGTCCACGCCGCGGCGGCGCTGCACGCCCACACCGGAGAGGCGGCGTACGCACAGTGGTACCGGACCTGGTGGGACTACATCGACGAGTTTCTGATCGACCACGAACACGGGTCGTGGTTCCACCAGCTCGACCCGGAGAACGCGCCGACCGCGACGGTGTGGCCGGGCAAGGCGGACCTGTACCACGCTTTCCAGGCGACGCTCGGCCCGCGCGTTCCGCTGTGGCCGATGCTGGCGACCGCGGTGGACCGCCACCTCGCCTAG